From a single Dendropsophus ebraccatus isolate aDenEbr1 chromosome 8, aDenEbr1.pat, whole genome shotgun sequence genomic region:
- the BLOC1S2 gene encoding biogenesis of lysosome-related organelles complex 1 subunit 2 isoform X2 — MAEPGGAEKLSSDQQPVAPPASQPPASQDDSTVETAEEAVEPPEADINELCRDMFSKMSCYLTGELIATSEDYKLLENMNKLTCLKYMEMKDIAGNISRNLKDLNKKYASLQPYLEQINQIEEQVASLENAAYKLDAYSKRLEAKFKKLEKR, encoded by the exons ATGGCAGAACCAGGGGGAGCTGAGAAATTATCTTCAGATCAACAGCCAGTAGCTCCTCCAGCATCACAGCCTCCAGCGTCACAGG ATGATTCCACAGTTGAAACAGCAGAAGAGGCCGTGGAGCCACCAGAAGCAGATATTAATGAGCTTTGCAGGGATATGTTTAGTAAAATGTCATGTTACCTCACTGGTGAGCTTATAG CCACAAGTGAAGACTACAAGCTTCTGGAAAATATGAATAAGCTTACATGTCTTAAATATATGGAGATGAAAGATATTGCTGGAAATATTAGTCGGAACCTCAAGGACTTAAACAAAAAGT ATGCAAGTCTCCAGCCGTACCTAGAACAAATAAATCAGATAGAAGAACAAGTGGCGTCTTTAGAAAATGCAGCATACAAACTGGATGCTTATTCGAAACGATTAG aAGCCAAGTTCAAAAAGCTGGAGAAGCGATAA
- the BLOC1S2 gene encoding biogenesis of lysosome-related organelles complex 1 subunit 2 isoform X1 codes for MIRIQFFAKTIALFGMAEPGGAEKLSSDQQPVAPPASQPPASQDDSTVETAEEAVEPPEADINELCRDMFSKMSCYLTGELIATSEDYKLLENMNKLTCLKYMEMKDIAGNISRNLKDLNKKYASLQPYLEQINQIEEQVASLENAAYKLDAYSKRLEAKFKKLEKR; via the exons ATGATCAG AATACAGTTTTTCGCCAAGACTATCGCATTGTTTGGTATGGCAGAACCAGGGGGAGCTGAGAAATTATCTTCAGATCAACAGCCAGTAGCTCCTCCAGCATCACAGCCTCCAGCGTCACAGG ATGATTCCACAGTTGAAACAGCAGAAGAGGCCGTGGAGCCACCAGAAGCAGATATTAATGAGCTTTGCAGGGATATGTTTAGTAAAATGTCATGTTACCTCACTGGTGAGCTTATAG CCACAAGTGAAGACTACAAGCTTCTGGAAAATATGAATAAGCTTACATGTCTTAAATATATGGAGATGAAAGATATTGCTGGAAATATTAGTCGGAACCTCAAGGACTTAAACAAAAAGT ATGCAAGTCTCCAGCCGTACCTAGAACAAATAAATCAGATAGAAGAACAAGTGGCGTCTTTAGAAAATGCAGCATACAAACTGGATGCTTATTCGAAACGATTAG aAGCCAAGTTCAAAAAGCTGGAGAAGCGATAA